A single window of Plasmodium reichenowi strain SY57 chromosome 12, whole genome shotgun sequence DNA harbors:
- a CDS encoding hypothetical protein (conserved Plasmodium protein, unknown function), whose product MYKNKKRIILKAIKFLERKDEKDEEKITEVINEVEQIFLQCIKNDKDVSNKNIINTYIIPYMNLLLERLLFYDEDNSVSHNFEIISNKVGLLSRVLMFLSCIIKINKDYSYLIISYYVNLLESKFHLINIIEHLKNIILHLLKGLLFSSNVIHNELDNIKRGIQDYVLLKCKIFNMVINFYFNPFLYNHPYKFILIKNLMLIITKEIIFYFHILKNKKHIFQQILIEAKPTHHVINKLLNVKYLNYVLDNDTMKNNYDHLIFIWLEQNIRFFNDLLLFYIRNDKMYEHIICLSKGYHNEKENKNENKNENKNNHNNHNKYDNNFIYHCKEEEQITKEHMEDRYKIFFYNKLIYYLNCNNKHASTLSFNNNDEYNNNYDNINNYNERDVINCRINDQNIPSSEREKNSIILENQTNNMYDTCEKYMDYEDNFYLSPYIKNNDISPSQSEENTSHNKKKFLVHMDCLINNINDLKVDSLIFLTHLMKNIFSLIRQEPFILNFFVKNMFILIEKLRNVVEVYKKGDNILIKKKENEKINNQNGSDYNHHSSDDNLHHNNNNNNNNNNNNNNKISYKIKVVECLLEYIKNELYILICKKYVNAPSYYSYINKLLNVIGEKGTTEELIKKKCNTINNMYNTHVISEDKKIHILDNNYEKFKRNILRKNNYGYNKTNKEHIDIMCYLKVKMNENDNTMKNKKEEKENMFINQIIKKLYLTNFKLDKNYYQRFNCSKEVNIEDLIERGKRNKDIGEEKYYDDNNISGDNNISGDDNISGDDNISGDNKIYGDNKIYGENKIYGDNKIYGDNNMCDDKTINMNRASNHNINNKDDETSNNLIQRFMSKFRKSNKCVKDEEKKKKKMNNEKIEVINDPNDNDNIIIQKENDLKYKELLNVKELKYCDLYKSFFYSDMKYYNNIKDKDNILTNIDLYYFIIFSQIINNNLENQVPILGQNVFLNKINNLKIINNIVKRIIFNDMLKEELKFFFLSLYIIKINSFNIYQENIANDIFMNYSTLFKLYNNLLFYLFIQEEKRKKKKKKKIKLNDEHNNINENIQCFYNFTMDDSNHIMDNQTYIENHNILGYTNVCYNYFYKLKKKLQNANTLFVHRRELQNKSFKIKCTYDETLNLILYILHNENLLLKHRDQYIKTFIEQILETPKLSFSFFIYLIIWLHNIQVHVDFKGYINNTNGDKEINIKTMQHIIQGDTNVDINKEQEDINFKRNHNKNKENIMMNISYDHMTPNINEDSDDYENDSYFNVDFSEYLNSERDNSNDTSTNNNMSSEEKNTQDVNKLSPKNNNDGHGDGNGDSHDDDNNNNRNNDVKQLTFKNYKTLNNNYNEDAFNINYYIKYNISKTTNMSNNILCFSLISNLLKKNQNIKSKKTILSIYMNTLFNCRNDIRTLLKKLITATKGIYNNKLNYFVYTKKIFRYYHKIFILFLLYICNMYFQNLKDDIYFFSYYPFYLWPVELMNFIHNFLLSNFNFFYNNIISLFTNYKQVGSYEKKIFLSKDYNNINKQVDVFLNNFYSSQVEDMSLESFMKDSDFFNNKKQEGEDNNYYSNINNYDNIKCISLDMYGKNFIEEEEKECLHKNEISQRILLEEIFIFLFIKTIDLLEDNQLWYKLKENNIFLNFLTINYVKELVNFVFNNIQNTYEKNKENFWLQFHILINEQGEDDKAKSNDYNTYLQLKEISNFVLNSIDNYLSVCVRSTIFFHLYIFIFNNCQKKEIKKLLLNKFIITLPLLKSLFHEEFFRILKYNNKIFSHGKEQQQDDNIMESNHTHDNNNNNNIDNEEHKNVIINKDEDKKNNIVLEKSNDINNNDIKNTEENNPFQINMEIIKYISTNLYKSIPSSEENYMNFLNFSFNLYLENNNFEFIIEIIGFLGKEQTLQIFNDIIKNEIIDENKKIEFMKCCINNIVKLPYAYILEKKKNKDNDNETYYVTNADIFYLYYNLNKYKNIQRVMLDYFVTKVNLNTIDNDDNTKMFNDITIKDLASIVQQIAENSNTIFPIYGRFLCQITKNINILREFVSSIIIPLLIQKKIWTNKFIWKGCLMCISMLWPDFKHSLFYIFFMLPSDECSTLFHALEQKHSISSDLIELISTNEQAKRMCPDYLKNLLNT is encoded by the exons AtgtacaaaaataaaaagagaattatattaaaagcTATAAAGTTTCTGGAAAGaaaagatgaaaaagatgaagaaaaaataacaGAAGTAATAAACGAGGTGGAGCAGATATTTTTGcaatgtataaaaaatgataaagatgtttctaataaaaatataataaacacatatattattccttatatgaatttattattagaaaggttattattttatgatgaagataataGTGTGAGCCATAATTTTGAAATAATATCCAATAAAGTAGGCTTATTATCACGTGTATTAATGTTTTTATCttgtattataaaaattaataaagattattcgtatttaattatttcttattatgTGAATTTATTAGAATCCAaatttcatttaataaatattatagaacatttaaaaaatataattcttcatttattaaaaggtttattattttcttcaaaTGTTATTCATAATGAattagataatataaaaagagGTATACAAgattatgttttattaaaatgtaaaatatttaatatggttattaatttctattttaatcctttcttatataatcatccatataaatttattttaatcaAAAACTTAATGTTAATCATTACAAAAGaaattatcttttattttcatattttaaaaaataaaaaacatatatttcaaCAGATATTAATAGAAGCAAAACCTACACATcatgtaataaataaattattaaacgttaaatatttaaattatgtaTTGGATAATGATActatgaaaaataattacGATCACTTGATTTTTATATGGCTCGAGCAAAATATTAGATTCTTTAATGATCTCctacttttttatattagGAACGACAAAATGTATGAGCATATAATATGTCTATCAAAAGGTTATCACaatgaaaaggaaaataaaaatgaaaataaaaatgaaaataaaaataatcataataatcataataaatatgataacaattttatttatcattGTAAAGAAGAAGAGCAGATAACAAAAGAACACATGGAAGACagatataaaatttttttttataataaattaatatattacctaaattgtaataataaacatgCTTCAacattatcatttaataataatgatgaatacaataataattatgataacataaataattataacgAAAGAGATGTTATTAATTGTAGAATTAATGATCAAAATATTCCATCCTCagaaagagaaaaaaattcaatCATTTTAGAAAATCAAactaataatatgtatgatacttgtgaaaaatatatggattatgaagataatttttatttatctccatatataaaaaataacgATATAAGTCCTAGTCAGAGTGAAGAGAATACTAgtcataataaaaaaaaatttcttGTACATATGGATTGCTTAATTAACAACATTAATGATTTAAAAGTAGATAGTTTAATTTTCTTAACAcatttaatgaaaaatatattttcgTTGATTAGACAAGAACCATTTATcttaaatttttttgtaaaaaatatgttcaTTTTGATCGAAAAGTTAAGAAACGTTGTTGAGGTATATAAGAAAggtgataatatattaataaaaaaaaaagaaaatgaaaaaataaataatcaaaatggTTCTGATTATAACCACCATAGTAGTGATGACAACCTGCaccataataataataataataataataataataacaataacaataataaaattagttacaaaataaaagttGTAGAATGTCTtttagaatatataaaaaacgaactgtatatattaatatgtaaaaaatatgtaaacGCACCCTcttattattcatatattaacaaattATTAAACGTTATAGGAGAAAAAGGTACGACAGAGGAATtaattaagaaaaaatgtaataccataaataatatgtataatacACATGTTATAAGTGAAGATAAAAAGATACATATTCtagataataattatgagaaatttaaaagaaatattttaagaaaaaataattacggatataataaaacaaacaAAGAACATATTGACATAATGTGTTATTTAAAGgtaaaaatgaatgaaaatgataatactatgaaaaataaaaaagaagaaaaagaaaacatgTTCATTAAtcaaattattaaaaaattatatcttaccaattttaaattagataagaattattatcaaaGATTTAATTGTTCCAAGGAAGTAAATATAGAAGATTTAATTGAAAGGGGAAAGAGAAACAAGGACATAGGTGaggaaaaatattatgatgataacaACATAAGTGGTGATAACAACATAAGTGGTGATGACAACATAAGTGGTGATGACAACATAAGTGGTgataacaaaatatatggtgataacaaaatatatggtgaaaacaaaatatatggtgataacaaaatatatggTGATAACAACATGTGTGATGACAAaacaataaatatgaatCGTGCATCaaatcataatataaataataaagatgatGAGACAagtaataatttaattcaAAGATTTATGAGCAAATTTAgaaaatcaaataaatgTGTAAAGGATgaggaaaagaaaaaaaaaaagatgaacAATGAGAAGATAGAAGTTATAAATGATCctaatgataatgataatattattattcaaaaggaaaatgatttaaaatataaagaattattaaatgtaaaagaattaaaatattgtgatttatataaaagttttttttacagtgatatgaaatattataataatataaaagataaagataatattttaactaatatagatttatattattttattatattctcccaaataataaataataatttagaGAATCAAGTACCAATATTAGGCCAAAATGTTTtcttaaataaaataaataatttaaaaataataaacaatattgtaaaaagaattatttttaatgatatgttaaaagaagaactaaaattttttttcttatctttatatataataaaaattaattcatttaatatatatcaagAAAATATAGCCAAcgatatttttatgaactATTCAACTCTCTTCAAATTGTATAACAATTTGttgttttatttgtttatacaagaagaaaaaagaaaaaaaaaaaaaaaaaaaaaaattaaattaaacgatgaacataataatataaatgaaaatattcaatgtttttataattttactATGGATGATTCAAATCATATTATGGATAACCAAACTTATATTGAAAATCACAACATTTTAGGATACACAAATGTgtgttataattatttttataaattaaaaaaaaaattacaaaatgCAAATACATTATTTGTACATCGAAGAgaattacaaaataaatcattCAAAATTAAATGTACATATGACGAGACATTAAATCTTatactttatatattacataatgAAAATCTTTTATTGAAACATAGGgatcaatatataaaaacgTTTATAGAGCAAATATTAGAAACACCAAAgttatctttttctttttttatatatcttattatATGGTTACATAATATACAAGTTCATGTAGACTTTAAAGGGTATATTAACAATACAAATGGtgataaagaaataaacataaaaacAATGCAACATATAATACAAGGTGATACAAATgtagatataaataaagaacaagaggatattaattttaaaagaaaccataataaaaataaagaaaatattatgatgaaTATTTCTTATGATCATATGACAccaaatataaatgaagataGTGATGATTATGAAAATGATTCTTATTTTAATGTTGACTTTTCAGAATATCTAAATTCAGAGAGGGATAATAGTAATGACACTtcaacaaataataatatgtcatcagaagaaaaaaatacacaagatgtaaataaattatcaccaaaaaataataatgatggtCATGGTGATGGTAATGGTGATAGTcatgatgatgataataataataatagaaataatGATGTGAAGCAACTtacttttaaaaattataaaacattaaataataattataatgaagatgcatttaatattaattattatattaaatataatataagtAAAACTACCAATATGTCAAATAACATTTTGtgtttttctttaatatctaatttattaaaaaaaaatcaaaatattaaaagtaaaaaaactatattatccatatatatgaatacCTTATTTAATTGTAGAAATGATATAAGaacattattaaaaaaattaataacGGCAACAAaaggtatatataataataaattaaattattttgtatatacCAAGAAAATCTTTAgatattatcataaaatctttatattattcttattatatatttgtaatatgtattttcaaaatttgaaagatgatatatattttttttcttattatccattttatttatggCCAGTTGAATTAATGAATTTTATTCATAACTTTTTATTGTctaattttaattttttttataacaatattatatcacTTTTTACAAACTATAAACAAGTTGGATCatatgaaaagaaaatatttttatctaaagattataataatataaataaacaagTAGACgtttttttgaataatttttatagCTCACAAGTTGAAGACATGTCCCTAGAATCCTTTATGAAAGACAGtgatttttttaataataagaaacAAGAAGGagaagataataattattatagtaatataaataattatgataatatcAAATGTATATCTCTTGATATGTATGGAAAAAATTTCATAGaggaagaagaaaaagaatgtttacataaaaatgaaatatcacaaagaatattattagaagaaattttcatctttttatttattaaaactATAGATTTATTAGAAGATAATCAATTGTGGTacaaattaaaagaaaacaatatatttttaaatttcttaactattaattatgtaaaagaattagttaattttgtttttaacAACATCCAAAATActtatgaaaaaaataaagaaaacTTCTGGTTAcaatttcatatattaattaatgaGCAAGGAGAAGATGATAAAGCAAAAAGTAATGACTATAATACATATCTACAATTAAAGGAAATATCAAACTTTGTATTAAATTCGAttgataattatttaagTGTATGTGTCAGATCAaccatattttttcatttatatatatttatatttaataattgtcaaaaaaaggaaataaaaaaattattactcaacaaatttattataaccTTGCCTTTATTAAAATCATTGTTTCATGAGGAATTCTTTAGAATATTgaaatataacaataaaatatttagCCATGGAAAAGAACAACAAcaagatgataatataatggAAAGCAATCATACacatgataataataataataataatatagataatgaagaacataaaaatgttattattaataaagatgaagataaaaaaaataatattgttcTAGAAAAATCcaatgatataaataataatgatataaaaaatacagAAGAAAATAATCCATTCCAAATTAATatggaaataataaaatatataagtaccaatttatataaatctaTACCTTCTTCTGAGGAGAACTATATGaactttttaaatttttcttttaacTTATATttggaaaataataattttgaatTCATTATAGAAATCATTGGATTCTTAGGAAAAGAACAAACGttacaaatatttaatgatattataaaaaatgaaataatagatgaaaataaaaaaatcGAATTCATGAAATGTTGTATCAATAATATAGTAAAATTACCATACGCTTACATTCtggagaaaaaaaaaaataaggataatgataatgaaaCATATTATGTAACAAATGCagatattttttatctatattataatttaaataaatataaaaatatacaaagAGTTATGTTAGATTATTTTGTAACCAAGGTTAATTTAAACACAATagataatgatgataatacTAAAATGTTTAATgatataacaataaaagATTTAGCTAGTATAGTACAACAAATAGCAGAAAATAGTAATACAATCTTTCCTATTTATGGAAGATTCTTATGTCAAATTAccaaaaatattaatattttaagaGAATTTGTAAGTAGTATTATAATACcattattaatacaaaaaaaaatttggacaaataaatttatatggAAAGGATGTTTGATGTGTATATCGATGTTATGGCCAGACTTTAAGCACtctcttttttatatattttttatgttacCATC GGATGAATGCTCTACTTTAT
- a CDS encoding AP-3 complex subunit mu, putative, with amino-acid sequence MIDALYIFFINGQLLIQRNYRDTTKRSDLTQYINKYIKTKRFYENPIVEINNVFFINVNINEIVITVLTRSNSNICLIFNFIYKFIEILKYFFNNELSGINIVNNFVLIYEICDEIIDYGYPQTLEVNILKNSLLNKVKYYSKTSRYFQKISNELLNVNSVIEDIVHDPNIHNRTSNNKKNKSNNKIRDFYNTKSVKNKNTYDLNETNKLKYIGKETLNRIKNKIINNNNNKKKKTANHFNYITGNCTWRNNNIYYKKNEIYIDILEILNVTINSNNLIYAHINGKVTLKCHLSGMPLCELSTNNKINLLKNILAGSNTSNNNNNNTSNNNNKTNQGNAQRSSCGSNNLVNNKLMQNNLKKKYTLDEKDNEEIIIDNCIFHHCVTLSKYENNKVITFTPPDGTFELMKYTITKNIQIPFHILAIYNPILEYSKNVEKKFSLKKLTTNNKSIYGEYKNTNKYEYSVTIKSNYKGNMHASDVLIKIPIYKFSENVQVKYKSIGKTEFNNIDSLVIWRIKKFLSSSEHNIKIHLTLENHNQIYSNMNNTQKVDDLSKVVLQVHKIKNMNTVKFLNTYKMPITLSFKIPMFTSSGMYIRYLKVFEKSNYKIIKWIKYLTESGIYQYK; translated from the coding sequence ATGATCGATGCGctttacatattttttattaacgGACAACTTCTGATACAAAGAAATTATCGAGACACAACCAAAAGAAGTGATTTAACAcaatacataaataaatatataaaaacgAAACGTTTTTATGAAAATCCGATTGTggaaataaataatgtattttttataaatgtaaatataaatgaaatagTTATAACTGTATTAACAAGAAGCAattcaaatatatgtttgatatttaattttatatataaatttattgagatattaaaatatttttttaataatgaattatctggaataaatattgtaaataattttgttttaatatatgaaatatgtGATGAGATAATAGATTATGGATATCCACAAACGTTAGAAgtgaatatattaaaaaatagCTTATTAAACAAAGTGAAATATTATAGTAAGACATCTAGATATTTTCAGAAAATATCaaatgaattattaaatgtaaataGTGTGATTGAAGATATTGTACATGATCcaaatatacataatagaacaagtaataataaaaaaaataaatcgaataataaaattagagatttttataatacaaagagtgttaaaaataaaaatacatatgatttaaatgaaacgaataaattaaaatatataggTAAAGAAACATTAaatagaataaaaaataaaataattaataataataataataagaagaagaagacagcaaatcattttaattatataacaGGAAATTGTACTTGgagaaataataatatttattataagaaaaacgaaatatatatagatatcttagaaatattaaatgtaactataaatagtaataatttaatatatgcTCACATAAATGGAAAGGTAACCTTAAAATGTCACCTCTCCGGAATGCCTTTATGTGAATTAAgtacaaataataaaattaatttattaaagaaTATTCTCGCAGGTAGTAACAcaagtaataataataataataatacaagtaataataataataaaacaaatcAAGGAAATGCCCAACGGAGTAGTTGTGGATCAAACAATTTGGTTAATAATAAACTCATgcaaaataatttaaagaaaaaatatacactcgatgaaaaagataatgaagaaataattattgATAATTGTATATTTCATCATTGTGTTACTTTATctaaatatgaaaataataaagttATTACCTTCACACCACCAGATGGTACATTTGaattaatgaaatataccataactaaaaatattcaaataCCTTTTCATATCCTAGCTATATATAATCCTATATTAGAATATTCTAAAAatgtagaaaaaaaattctctttaaaaaaattaactactaataataaaagCATTTATGgtgaatataaaaatacaaacaAATATGAATACTCTGTTACCATTAAATCAAATTATAAAGGAAATATGCATGCATCTGATgtattaattaaaatacCTATCTATAAATTCTCAGAAAATGTACAAGtgaaatataaatctaTAGGTAAAACtgaatttaataatatagatagTTTGGTTATATGgagaattaaaaaattccTAAGTTCAAGtgaacataatataaaaatacatttaaCCTTAGAAAATCATAATCAAATTTATTCTAATATGAATAACACACAAAAAGTAGACGATTTATCAAAAGTTGTGTTACAAGtacataaaattaaaaatatgaatactgtaaaatttttaaatacatataaaatgCCCATAACCTTGAGCTTTAAAATACCTATGTTTACCTCAAGTGGCATGTATATAAGATATCTTAAGGTTTTCGAAAAATCAAATTATAAGATAATTAAGTGGATCAAGTATTTAACAGAATCGGGCATCTACCAGTATAAATAG
- a CDS encoding triose or hexose phosphate/phosphate translocator, putative (part of same gene as PRSY57_1217700A~gap found within coding sequence), with the protein YNSNILTMDKILTSLMLVGVGALTSIFLILAEFSLISYTSSVTLSIVFIGREALILLIGSIFFGEKINLSSSIGIAISMFGTILYGYASK; encoded by the exons ACTATAACAGTAATATATTAACCATGGACAAGATTTTAACGTCGCTTATGCTTGTCGGTGTTGGTGCCTTGACtagtatatttttaattttagCCGAATTTTCCTTgatat cATACACATCTTCTGTGACATTAAGTATTGTGTTTATTGGAAGAGAGGCCCTCATTTTATTGATTGGATCC ataTTTTTCGGcgaaaaaattaatttaagCTCCTCTATAGGAATAGCCATATCCATGTTCGGTACCATTTTATATGGTTATGCCtctaaataa
- a CDS encoding triose or hexose phosphate/phosphate translocator, putative (part of same gene as PRSY57_1217700B~gap found within coding sequence), with translation MKSFIINPRNDEEIRNDIATDSSTVNGININDININDIEENIKDINTDKVKKKDENNSIEYYLFDVESYNNNKKNEENFLDLSSIRSSYLCDNKKKKAKKKKSSYLKKQLKIYKKKYKILPEHNIDQDTNYEESVKNENSKDYKIYELRDIKEDKDTNDYITSKTKDIYGMKKDVYVNVIKFIILISSIFSFGSFSTTITKYIIFVKKFNYTQIVTLFEFLIMYIILRIVIFFTKMKCSTNLTRKEYIKYIISISALLGLSVVTGNSAYSYLEIPIISVIKSSSLILIYFLSIRFGLKEFKLSLLCSILTILTGVIMSITSLKIDSLFGIFLLIISVISSSFKWVFTNVLLRSTSMKPHIILLHIYQVAMCII, from the exons ATGAAATCCTTTATAATTAATCCAAGGaatgatgaagaaataaGAAATGACATAGCAACAGATAGCTCGACAGTTAACggtataaatattaatgatataaatataaatgatatagaagaaaatataaaagatataaatacaGATAAAGTAAAAAAGAAGGATGAAAATAATTCGATAGAATACTATTTATTTGATGTTGAatcttataataataataagaaaaatgaGGAGAATTTTCTTGATTTAAGTTCTATCCGTTCAAGTTATTTAtgtgataataaaaagaaaaaagcaaaaaaaaaaaaaagcagctatttaaaaaaacaattaaaaatatataaaaagaaatataaaatattgcCAGAACATAATATAGATCAAGATACTAATTATGAAGAATCGgtaaaaaatgaaaatagtaaagattataaaatatatgaattaagagatataaaagaagataaAGATACTAATGATTATATCACTTCAAAAACGAAAGATATCTATGGTATGAAAAAAGATGTATATGTTAATGTAATCAAATTTATTATACTTATATCCTCTATATTTTCCTTCGGATCCTTCAGTACAActataacaaaatatataatctttgttaaaaaatttaattacACCCAAATAGTAACACTCTTCGAATTTTTGATAATGTATATCATCTTGCGAATA gtcattttttttacaaaaatgAAATGCTCAACAAATTTGACGAGGaaggaatatataaaatatataatttcgA TTTCTGCCCTTCTTGGTCTGAGTGTAGTAACAGGAAATAGTGCTTATTCATATTTGGAAATTCCCATAATATCTGTTATTAAATCTAGttctttaatattaatttatttcttGTCTATTCGCTTTg GCCTTAAGGAGTTCAAATTATCTCTGCTGTGCTCAATA CTTACCATTTTAACTGGTGTTATTATGAGCATAACAAGTTTAAAAATAGACAGTTTATTTGg tatatttttattaattatatctGTGATTTCTTCGTCATTTAAATGGGTGTTCACCAATGTACTCCTAAGATCAACATCGATGAAACCCCACATAATTCTTTTACACATATATCAAGTTGCTATGTGTATtataa